The Megalopta genalis isolate 19385.01 chromosome 9, iyMegGena1_principal, whole genome shotgun sequence genome includes a window with the following:
- the LOC117217535 gene encoding uncharacterized protein LOC117217535: MAQSKILSTLKPERNYTNSDCSRIYTIESRYCEVSFVECLKYLEGNVKLATLRREDDTVTIMKEQNWNLEHNTKQILAAQKDCQAAQKRDRLTAAPFQGPIERFQWRTTVSYYMCWYTMLGVPELSIFGEACDNQANCEIDGGNGDPRADDTKPYACALYSFCPDHCCPMRHIGHMSDCYRSSRNPCHAGNTASSKECTLNRRENQDLFSLLANRINISCQCQDAGYEWSSRYGICVDVNECTRRLHDCSTNDNEMCVNMPGSYQCVCKFGYAYDPGERACIISADLRDVLTLPENEENDTEPKSIIETIIDEVTRSASNCLGIDCLVFGIIAISGSYKVANSFIYY; this comes from the exons ATGGCACAATCGAAAATACTCTCGACTCTAAAACCTGAACGGAATTATACAAATTCTGATTGTTCGCGAATCTATACGATCGAGAGCAGGTACTGCGAGGTGAGTTTCGTCGAGTGTCTGAAGTATCTCGAAGGTAACGTTAAGCTAGCGACCTTGAGGCGAGAAGACGACACCGTCACGATCATGAAAGAGCAGAATTGGAACCTCGAGCACAATACTAAGCAGATCCTGGCCGCTCAAAAGGACTGTCAAGCCGCTCAGAAGCGTGACAGACTAACCGCCGCTCCCTTTCAAGGACCAATAG AGCGATTCCAATGGCGCACGACGGTCAGCTATTACATGTGCTGGTACACGATGCTCGGTGTGCCGGAGCTGAGCATTTTCGGCGAGGCCTGCGACAATCAGGCGAACTGCGAGATCGACGGCGGGAACGGTGATCCACGGGCCGACGACACCAAGCCGTATGCCTGCGCGCTTTATAGTTTCTGTCCCGATCATTGCTGTCCCATGAGGCACATCGGACACATGTCGGACTGCTATCGTTCATCCCGGAACCCCTGTCACGCTGGGAACACGGCAT CTTCCAAAGAGTGCACGCTGAATCGCCGAGAGAACCAGGACCTGTTCAGTCTGCTGGCGAATCGGATCAACATTAGCTGCCAATGTCAAGACGCGGGATACGAGTGGTCGTCCAGATACGGGATCTGCGTGGACGTGAACGAATGCACGCGTCGCCTTCACGATTGTTCCACGAACGATAACGAGATGTGCGTTAACATGCCCGGCAGCTACCAGTGCGTCTGCAAGTTCGGCTACGCGTACGATCCGGGAGAGAGAGCCTGTATAATCAGCGCCGACTTGAGAGACGTTCTGACGTTGCCCGAGAACGAAGAGAATGACACAGAGCCCAAGAGCATCATCGAGACGATCATCGACGAGGTTACGAGGTCGGCCAGTAATTGCCTCGGGATCGATTGCCTCGTGTTTGGTATTATAGCAATCTCTGGCTCGTACAAAGTGGCAAACAGTTTCATCTATTATTAA